The region TAGGAGAGGGTTCAGAAAGGATTAATCCATGTATATGAACACtgcctatatatatatgaacagtTCCTGCTCATATAAAACACCAGGACTATTGTGGGatattttcattgtttacaGTATTGTGTTTTCGTTAACTAAGTTTCAAGCATGGTTCTTTGTGCTGGCACAAAGCAACCCATTTGACATGTCCCTATATGATGCGCTAGTCACAATAACTACTGTCATCTTTTTCAATCAAACATTAGACAACGTGAGCAGTAGAATTTTTGTATCCATGCCcaaatgccaaaagaaaaaaaaaaaaaaaagattccaaaagttttatgtgtttgttttgtttggtttgaaattgaaatatcaAGCATTTGTTTGAGAAACTGATGACTGAAACGGCCATTATTGTCTTACATGAGCACAGTGCTGAGCTTTTGTCCTCTTcgtccctccctctcctcagctGGAGGTGTTGTGTTCAGTTAACATCCTCCAGTTCATCTTCATCGCCCTGAAGCTGGACAGGATCATCAACTGGCCTTGGCTGGTGAGatacactgacaaaaaattgaagaaaaaaaaaaagaaaaaaatcagaaatcagcCAATGCTTCTTTTGCATACACCACAAAGCCACATGTAATCTATGATCATTATGCTTTCACAGTAATGGATGCTATCTGTCTAACTTAACCACGTGTTAAAAGTTAGGTGCCACTATCGGTTACAATATTCTCCTCACCCTCATCTTCTTGAATaaaacgtgtgtgtttttgtgtggtttgCAGGTGGTGTGTGTCCCACTGTGGATCCTGATGTCCTTCCTGTGCCTTGTTGTCCTCTACTACATCATCTGGTCTGTCCTCTTCCTCCGCTCTATCGACATCATCGCAGAGCAGCGGCGAACACACATCACCATGGCGATCAGTTGGATGACCATTGTCGTACCGCTTCTCACATTTGAGGTGAGTCTCAACTACCAATGTGTTATTGATCTGTCACACAAATTTTTATGTCATCATGTTCAAAGTTGCTTGCTAAACAAACGTGTGGAAAACTGTTATTTGGCAAATTGTATTTCCTGTGGTCAGGCCTGTATAGCACAGGTTATAATAGTAGAAAATAAGCCATTTCAATTAATTCCAtccacattttgggaatttTTCATCATAATCACCATCGTAGTGCCTGTCTAGtgaaaacaaatagaaaaattgGATCCAAAGCAAGTTGCTGTAATGATAAAAACAGCCTGCCCTGCCCTTTACTGGCCTAAAATGTGTACAGTTCTTTTTATAGTTAGTTTAAACTGTACATAGATTGTCCTGGAAATTAGGAATACCAGATTCcttgttcaaaaataaaatgtgaaaaaaccaAACATCTCAAATGATTCAGCGTATTCAGGGGTACCGAGTGAAAGATGAACTAATTACCATAATGATTGTAGTggactgtaaacaaaacatttctgtttaaattgtCAATTTAATTGTATAATAAaaagtctttcattttttcacctCCACTTATATACTATATGCAGTTTTGCCTCCCAATTACAGCCTTTGACCCCCACCATTCATATGTCTCTCCAGATCCTTCTGGTGCACAAGCTGGACGGCCACAACAGCCtgagctatgtgtgtgtgtttgtccctcTCTGGCTTTCCCTGCTCACACTCATGGCCACCACCTTTGGCCAGAAGGGAGGGAACCACTGTGAGTATTTAAAGCCAGTAATGTGCTGTGGGCTGCTGAATGTCTCCACTGGGGTTTTACTGCTATTCTTTTCTGTTAAACTCTGGAGTTCACCTGCTTATAGTAGtgatacatgtttttatttacagcttCCCCTTAATATAGCTTTTGTAAGACCTTACAATCCAAGGTGCTTATCagtttatttgtgtctttttgcaTCTGTTCTTGCTGACCGCaccaaagctgctgctgtttaacaGATCTTTGGCTCAGATGTTCATTTTACTAtcgcagaaaacagagaaaagctgacatttccgcatttcagaggctgaaaccaGAGGGTTTTGGattgtcaaaattgttgctgacataattttctgttgactgtcTAACCAATTAATAAACTGTGTCAGACTGTGTCAGCTAAACTGCATTTTACTCTTTTGGTAGGTTAATGTTTTGTACTCCTAAGGTGGCTGGCAAGTAAAAATGGTGTTGTTTCCTTTTGGTTAACTTCCTTTCTATCCTGATGTTCCTATAGGGTGGTTTGGCATCCGTAAGGACTTCTGCCACTTCCTGTTGGAGCTCCTCCCCTTCCTGCGAGAGTACGGCAACGTGTCCTACGATCTCCAGCGCAGCGAGGACCCCGAAGCGGCTGAGGATCTGCCCGTCCCCGAGCCGCCACCAAAAATTGCCCCCATGTTCCACAAGAAGACAGGCGTGGTGATCACACAGAGCCCTGGGAAGTACTTCGTCCCGCCACCTAAACTCTGCATCGACATGCCTGACTAATCAGCGCTAAAGCGGCAGGGGCCGCAGTGCTGATGTGTTTAACTCATAAAGCCAAAACAGCAGAGGACAATGCGTTTGGGTTTTATCTGCTGTCCTGAAGGACTTGGTCCCCTCACCTGAACTCTGCATCAGCACGGCTGGAAAGGGTGAGACGCCAGAGCCATTATGGTGATTATGGGTGGATCCAGAAACCGCATATTAGTTTCGCCGGCAGTTTTGAAGTAAAGACTCCACTGCCTAAATCTGTCGAGGATGGAATAACAGAATCAAAATAGAAGACTTGGTTTATCACCTGTAGGTGAAGATTCACTGTGTTGTTTCCTCAAGTTTTATCCATTCTGAAGATGTACATTTTGGGGGAAACTGACCACAGAAGCATCTCAGATTGACTTGGATCCAAACATTAGGGCTGGCATGACTtctgagacacagaggaggaactGAATACTTGACTCTAACAGCAGTAGATCCCTGCTTTAGGTTCAAAGAGTGTCCGAGTAAAAGATAATGCTTGCCTTGCTTTGTGATGGggaccatgtgtgtgtgtgtgtgtgtgagagagagagagagagagagactgactcTCCAGCTTAAATTTGGGATCAGTTTGACCCCGTCACTCCCGTTTTCACCGTTGACCATGTGGGTGGAGAAAACAAGGGGGGGGGCGGGGTTAAAGgaaatgttcagattttttcatgtctgtcttaGTACTGCACTCAGATGTACATTTAAAGAGTTATGGGTCTGTATAATCATTCGTCCTATTCATACAGGCTGTGACGCGACACCCTTCTAGTGCAACTCCAGTGTAAAAAGATGGACAGCCCTCGTTCTGTGCAGAGTACATTCAAATTCAGGCTGAAGGTAATGTGCGGCTCCTGCggtctttttagtacaaaattcaCTTTTTGTGCTCTACTGGACACTGCTTCCTCGTAAAGCTGCATGAAAAATAGACGTACAAAGTGAGAATTTGGTACTAAAAGATTGTAACTTCTGAAAATGTCCGCTTCATCTGCTTTACTCGGACTGccgaagcctcatattagcttcaacTGAACACTGGAATGAAAAGGGGGACACAATTTCTTTCCCATTTCTCTAATTGCAGTTGAGCTATAGAGGGATTACCTTACTGCCAATATAAACAGAGGAATAATTAAAACCAATAACTCTTAATATACATGGCATGCAAGTACTGTTTTGAGACGGACTTGAAAAAACCGGAGTATTTCCTTTACAAGACAAACAATGGTAATGGCACTTTGTTAACCTGTTCCAAGAGGAAACCTGTCTGACctatgagggttttttttttttttattcctgtgggttttttttttttttttgtaaataccaGAAGTTGTCAGGTTAGGGACCAGAGCGGAGATGGCAGGGTTGAATGTGGGAAGCAGacctggaaaaagaaaaagagtatTTAACACTCATTGGCttctgtttttacttaacttggAGTGTACCACCCTGTGCAGATGATCAACAGTCACCACATTAAATCAAGACAATGTTTAACAAGTTGGTAACCAGAGATTGTCCATTGACTTTTTGGTTTGTCTACAACTCTTTCATCCACAATCTCAAGGTATACAGTGAATTCTTTACCTCCCGTGTGAAAGTCAAAgaattttaatgtgatttaacaGCTTTCAGATTATTCTAATGGCAAGGGAATTgaattgaaacaaaaaacaaacaaacagcgtATTCAGGGCCATGCATTGTCACTGACTTTGGTGTGTCTTATTTCATACCACCCGTAGGAGTCGGCAAAGCCAGACATTTTCAGTTCCTACAAATATCAGCTAAAACTAGTTGAAACAGTGAAAACTTtggaacactttttttttaatccagacCTGATTGAGTAGAGAGTAAAACTCCTGAaattccctgtgtgtgtgtgtgtgtgtgtgtgtgcagattgCCAGATTTCCTCATGTTACTCAGAAAAGCAACAACAGTCATCCccagcttttatttgattttgtccAGCATAttgtttgtacattttactaCGGAGCTTATGCAACTGGAGCAACCTGGTTTTTCTTGTGATGATAGTCGGTGGATTTACAAACATTGTACAATTTGATCCTTAAGTATTTGGAGAGTGACAccatttattattttgcctcggtgcaccaccacaatggatttgaaacgaagccatcaagatgtgatcgaagtgtagactttcagctttaattcaaggggtttaacaagaATATCACCATAACCGTTTTCAGAGGCTCataagtaattggacaattgactgcTCAGTTTCATGTCCAGATTTTggcatttggtagctgttgacgcaactgaaactgaagaaaaaataaaataaatcttatcagacagatggcagcaACTTTAGGAGAGGCCATATCAACAAGTTGGTACATTCTTAAGAAGAAGGAAcgcactggcgagctcagcaacgccaaaaggcctggaaggcGGCTGCAGCGAAGGCCCGACAAAGCATATCAAAGTAGTAAAcgcagcatttggtgatgtccctGGGTTCCAGACTTCGGGGCAGTCATTGACTGGAAAGGATTGTCATccaagcattaaaaataatccttatattataattatgatggtttgtccaattacttttgagcctctgaaaatgagggaccgcatcaaaatggctgtaatttgtAAATGGTTACTGTGATATTCTTGTTAAacaccttgaattaaagctgaaagtctacacttcagtcacatctagATacctttgtttcaaatccattgtggtggtgaacagaggcaaaagaatgaaaatggtGTCACTGTCAATTAGttacaattaaattaattttaaaaatccaccaTAATGTTACGTCggttgttttgtacaatttttgcATCAAATAATGTGatggtttttcttcatttcccaGTTTCATGGGCAATTTCGATAGTAAAGACTATTGAGGCTGGTGTTAGTGCCTAAATCAATATTTCTGCCTCTATGGTTGATTGACAGTTGAATATCTGAGCTGTATCCTATGGAATCTAAGGGACTGACAAGAAAATCTGACATCTATTGTTGCAGGTCCTTAAAAGATTTGCTCAGATTAAACTCTGGTATCACTGCACAAGAAATACTGACATGATGTTGCGTCGTCTGTGTTTGGCCAAGAAGAATACTCACAGTGGCCGGTGTCTTTCCTATGCAGGGTTATAATCCTCATTTCAGCCTCTGCAACGTAAACACAGGTTAAGAAATGTATCAGAACAATGCACTGGTGAATCGCAACCATTTACTCTCACAGCTGGATCAAGTTAAACGTTTGAATTCATTAGCTGCATAAACTTTACAtgttgaatattaaaaaaggaCAATACCAGTGTGTTTGCAAGTTATATTTCTTTCGTTAcaaatcattttaacatttttgctgaCCATTTTCAAATGCAAGTTTTCGATGTTTTGAATGGATATTTCCTGTTGTTTCAGGCAGCCATCTGTTTCCGTGTTCCATTCGTTGTCCAGGATGAtgtgaaaaatcatttaaagcCTTGAAACTTGCTCAAGTTGAGTAATTCGTCACAATAAACATCAAGTTTGCATTAAGTTTGCCGGTCTCGCTCTGTCATTGAACGGTGGTGTTGCAGTCGACTTGACAGTCTGCACTGCGTCATCTTTCTAATACCGTAACGTTGACAAAATAATGCTGACGTGATGTTCACAACGATGGATCACACAACTCAAACTAGTTTCAGCGGTCGGCTAATCGATTCTTGTATCATACGGCAACTAATTGGTGCCCAGAATAGTAGAAAAGACAActttacatttctaaaaaaaaaaaaaaactggtttgCTATAATGGTAAGTTTACACAAATATGGTCCTTTAAAGCTTGTAAAGCACCAAAAATGCTAATGGTATAAACATAAGTATCAAGCGGATAAAGATTTGTTGcttgttaatgttaattcaCTCACTCTATTCGTGGATTCATTCAGTGTTAGTCTGGACATGAGCCCCAGAACTGAGTGTGAAGCAGTTCACCAAAGCGTTCATATTCCACTTGGATGGACGCCGCCGGATTCTGTGGTGTGTGTCACATAGAAGGAGAAGTGTGCACATTGACGCTAATTTCAGAAAGGAACTTGATTATAGGTgctatcagttaaaaaaaaccggcttttaagaaaattattaatctgacagttatttccTGGATTAATAATTtagtatataaatattttttttaaaagtgaaaaattacaatttcccagagcccaaagcgatatcttcagattgcttgttttgtccgatcagcagtccaaaaccccgAAGATGCTTCTCtgattattatatatatgacaaacaaaagaagcagattctcacatttgagaagctgaaaccagcaaatgttttgcaatGTTGATGAAACAATTAACCGATTATCAAAATCAGTGCCGATTAATTTACTTTTGATCGACCAATTGTCGCAGCTCTGCTTCTCCCCATCCGCTAAAGTTTTTAAGTTAATTCTATTTTTGGGATATAGCCTCCAATTTTTAAGTTTGCTACCTGCTAGGAAACTCGTGGCCCTCAAGAGACGCTGTAAATCATATCATATTAAATTGATTGGCATAGATAGTTTTGGGGCTTTCTTTGCGTTTCTGCCGAATAAATCTTTGGGGCATCAAACTCAGCAAGCGCAGTGACCACTGGTGGTTTTCAGAAGAGTGTGAAGCAGCTCTTCAAAACTGGGTCCAAAGCACTGCAACACCTTACTGATTTCACACTATAGTTTCAGTCCCATAAGTGTGCAATAAAAGTCTCAAAGGGCTTCAAGTTCTTTAATTTATAATATTCTTGTTCAGAAGTGCTGCAGTAAAAGGTACGTTATTGTGAAACACGTCACAACAAAATTCATAAATGTGTCGTCCAAATAGCGCACATaccaaatattttcattgacatgaaatattaatgtgcCTTACTGGAGAGGTATGGGGCCCCACCTGCCTTACAAAAAGGCGGAGGGCACTAACTACAGAAACAGTGAAATTCAGGGAAAAGATGGGTTTGAAGTTTGAGGGCCTCTTAGCCAAACTCTGCTTCTTAGGATTGGACAGTCTATGTTTGGGCATTGTAAAGGGTATCTATGCTTGGCTAGTTAGCGTTAGCTTTTCAGTAGAATTAGTTTAATagtctttaattttaaataattaggGAATAGAGCGGTCTTGTAAGAGAAAACCACCCCACCACCACTATGTAAAAGTTGATAACAGACTACCATTTTATAGGGTCATTCAGGCCTCTGGGGTTTATGGTGAGCACTTCCAGGGGTGGCATGATAAATTATAAGGGGAGACGATTGCTCAGAACTTAATCATCAATTCCCTCTAGGTATTTTTACcttcttaccttttttttttttcctggtaaaCACTGAGAGTCCAGGAAAGGGGAAAAGTTTGACGGGGGGGCTTGGCCAACCCTCTCCATCTGGACTACTGGTGGACAATTGTTGAcgattgttgttgttgttttctgtgacCGTTCGCGGGACAACGTAGGTGAATTGTCAGGGGCGGGTGTTCTCCTTCCATCAACTGCAGGGAGATACTCTGTGAACACATCTGGAGTTGAGTTTCTTGCTTCTGGTGAAAGGTCTGCAAACATCAGGTCCTGAAGGTCTTGACAATCTTTACCCGACATTGCATTGACGGTCATAGAAAAAGTGGTTGGCCGGATCTCCCTAACTACGTGTAGTTTTCGGTTGGAGCTGGATGTCAGTGGGATCGCTGTGCTGAACTCTGGCGTAATCGTTGAATCTTCACTCCGGTCTCTCTGAATGAGTGCCTCTACTGTGTGGTCCCTGGTTGGCTGCTCttgtatgggtgtgtgttttactgaagGTGGAACTGCACCTTGTTGGTCCCCTTCGCTCTGTGGCCTAACCTGACCAAGCATGTCTCATCGGTCCTGTTCAGTGGATCCCAGCTGGTACTCATTAGCTTGCTCTTGATCTGGACGCCGTTATCTGGCTGCCCTTCTAAACcagctgtgttttctccttGGGGTTCAGGCATAAACTGTCAAGTTCTGTTTGCATATGATTCTAGACAGGTCCTGTAGTTGTGGGCAGAAGAAGAGCAGAGGTTGCATCTCAAGGGTTGCGAACAGACCTTAGCAGCAGGGTCGTTACCTTTGAAGTTCTTGCCATGGGCTGTATCACAATTTGTGGTTAAGTGTATCTAGGAGCCACATTTCCTGCAAGTCTATGGCTGGCCTGAATACAAGACATGGCCTCTAATGAATACCAATTGAATTACAGAAGGCAGGGCGAGGAGTTGCCCTGAATGCTCATCACCTCTCAGGCAACAATATTACAATCAATTAAATGACGAAAAACACTTGACATGTACCAGACCTGGAGCTTTTGGTACCCCACGGGGTCTGGGGCCCCAGGACAGTTGCCAactttgcccagttggtaatccagccttgccAGTCTAGTGTTACGGTTAATACAGTTCTtaacctgaaaaaaaattaatctgatgACTTAACATTTGGATTTAAACAACAGAATATTATTCAAagtaaaaactttattgatccagTATCAGGATAAATTTGTGAAATTGTACAAGTTTTCTTTAGGAATATTTTAAAGTTATCCAAATATAGCAGCATCTTTACGCTTACATATACATGTAGGCAACCATTCTTAAAGTAATTCTGTTCAAGCAAATGAGGAACTGAAAATTCAGGACTAAATGTAATCACAGTACAAGGTGAGCGAGCTTGAGTTTGCATCCATCTTTGAGACAGAAAATATCTGAACGAGTGCCACAAAGTGTTCATCTGTGACTGTGTGCATTTATGACAGTGTTCCTTGTGTACAGTACAGTTGATAAACTGTTCTGCTCAGAGCTGGGCCCAggtttctgaaaaacaaaaacaaaaaataaataaaaaacattaactaTTTGCAGTTGCTCCTGGTACTGTCATTACGTAGcttttttgacttgttttatctcattacctctgccaaggaggttttgttttcacctgtgtctgtctgttggttggttggtttgtttgtttgtctgcaggattacgcaaaaagtactgaaccgatttgcactaaacttggtggagggatgggccATGAACCAGGGCCGATCCcggattattttttttttataaataacttTCCTCAACATTATGAAAtggggcatttttcaacattttcgtcaatatttgtTAGTCGGAGGAAGAATTCACAGGTGAAC is a window of Xiphias gladius isolate SHS-SW01 ecotype Sanya breed wild chromosome 12, ASM1685928v1, whole genome shotgun sequence DNA encoding:
- the tmem185 gene encoding transmembrane protein 185-like is translated as MNLRGLFQDFNPSKFLIYSCLLLFSVLLSLRLDGVIQWSYWAVFTPIWLWKLLVIFGASVGTGVWAHNPQYRAEGETCVEFKAMLIAVGLHVLLLMFEVLVCDRVARGNYFWLLVFMPLFFVSPVSVAACVWGFRHDRSLELEVLCSVNILQFIFIALKLDRIINWPWLVVCVPLWILMSFLCLVVLYYIIWSVLFLRSIDIIAEQRRTHITMAISWMTIVVPLLTFEILLVHKLDGHNSLSYVCVFVPLWLSLLTLMATTFGQKGGNHWWFGIRKDFCHFLLELLPFLREYGNVSYDLQRSEDPEAAEDLPVPEPPPKIAPMFHKKTGVVITQSPGKYFVPPPKLCIDMPD